In one Oscillospiraceae bacterium genomic region, the following are encoded:
- the fabG_3 gene encoding 3-ketoacyl-ACP reductase, which produces MKRLQGKVAIVTGANSGIGRAIAELFAREGADLVLAARRMDKLREVEAYCASQGVRALPVSADVSRSEDCKCLVEACISAFGRVDILVNNAGIADKHRPVTRCSDEWWHEIIAVDQDSVFYMMKQALNYMEPAGRGSIINISSIGGTGHNSGMAYTAAKTAVIGMSKNAAIQFAGTGIRVNVVCPGPTPTALNTPEQLATFDGEFAAICARHMDTSVPEVSAQDQAKAILFFAGDESAAVTGQVLVVDNGCTI; this is translated from the coding sequence ATGAAAAGGCTGCAGGGAAAGGTCGCCATCGTGACCGGGGCCAACTCGGGCATCGGCAGGGCCATCGCGGAGCTCTTCGCCCGGGAGGGGGCGGATCTGGTGCTGGCCGCCCGCCGTATGGATAAGCTGAGGGAGGTGGAGGCGTACTGCGCTTCCCAGGGGGTGAGGGCCCTGCCGGTATCCGCCGACGTGAGCCGCTCCGAGGACTGCAAGTGCCTGGTTGAGGCATGTATCTCGGCCTTCGGCCGGGTGGACATCCTGGTCAACAACGCCGGGATAGCCGATAAGCACCGCCCCGTCACCCGCTGCTCCGACGAGTGGTGGCATGAGATCATCGCCGTGGACCAGGATTCGGTTTTCTACATGATGAAGCAGGCCCTCAACTATATGGAGCCCGCCGGGAGGGGATCCATCATCAACATCTCCTCCATCGGCGGGACCGGGCACAACAGCGGCATGGCCTACACCGCCGCCAAAACCGCCGTCATCGGCATGAGCAAAAACGCCGCCATCCAGTTCGCGGGAACGGGGATCCGGGTCAACGTGGTCTGCCCCGGCCCCACCCCCACGGCCCTGAACACCCCGGAGCAGCTCGCCACCTTCGACGGGGAATTTGCCGCGATCTGCGCGCGGCATATGGATACCAGCGTGCCGGAGGTGTCGGCGCAGGACCAGGCAAAGGCGATCCTGTTCTTCGCCGGGGACGAGTCCGCGGCCGTCACCGGCCAGGTGCTGGTGGTGGACAACGGCTGTACAATTTAA